TGACTGTGTATGACTCACGTTCAACAAAAGGGAAAGTAGTCACTAAAGTACCTGCGAACAAACAAGTGACACGTTTGGCAGTAAATAAAAGCTGGTCACAAATTCGTTATGGAAGTAAAACAGGTTGGGTGGCTAGTTCTAAATTGAAGCATCGTTATACAAAAGAGACCTTTGCTCCTAAAAAATACAGAGTGAAAGTATCAGCGCCCTTACAATCTAGTGCATTAACTACTAGTAAAATTCTTAATACTATTCCGGAATATTCGGTAATAGAATCAGTGGAACGCCATAATGAGTGGCTAAAAATAACATATAATAAACAGACGGGCTGGATACAAAATAAATATTTAAAAACTTATAAAGCAGAAACAACGTTAGAAATAATTAATAGAGTTTACGGAACTAACTACGATATTGAGGGTACCTCATACACATTTACAATCGCTACCAAAGGGGACAAAGAGGGATATGATCCTAAAGTAGAACTAGATGTGAATTCTATAGCGCTAAACGAGATAAACGGTTTATCATCGGACAAAATGACTAAAGAGTATACTCAGGCTGCCAAACTATTTACTACTATTCATGGTGGAAATGCTGAAAAATTATCTAGTAAAATGTTAGAAGTTTTTAATAATGGACCATATAATCAATATATTCGTTATGATAAATTTGAGATCAAATGTGACTCTAGTGATATTTTTATTATTTTGTCTGCAAATTAATGTT
The sequence above is drawn from the Exiguobacterium aurantiacum genome and encodes:
- a CDS encoding SH3 domain-containing protein translates to MNTLKKITAGILCLTLLSGLEPKLLPISETNSTVEASVQTKVMYANAKTDAYDRRSTKKSKRVISIPYGARVERLAVYSSWSQVRYNNKVGWVASRALVEIKKVEVYDAKQNVTVYDSRSTKGKVVTKVPANKQVTRLAVNKSWSQIRYGSKTGWVASSKLKHRYTKETFAPKKYRVKVSAPLQSSALTTSKILNTIPEYSVIESVERHNEWLKITYNKQTGWIQNKYLKTYKAETTLEIINRVYGTNYDIEGTSYTFTIATKGDKEGYDPKVELDVNSIALNEINGLSSDKMTKEYTQAAKLFTTIHGGNAEKLSSKMLEVFNNGPYNQYIRYDKFEIKCDSSDIFIILSAN